The sequence TGGCGATTTTGCCTTGTCCGGCCATAACCTCCCTGACACCGGAACGGTGAACATGACGGACCTTTGCAACAACAATGCCACCGGCTGCTCCAGCTCACCCGTTGGCGAGCAAGCTACCGCGGCAACCACCGTGCAGAGCTGCAGCGTGACCATCGACAAGCAGATCTCCTGTGACGGCGGGACCACCTGGACCAATGCCACCACCGCCAGCACCGGCGTCGTGACCGGAACTTGCACTGGATTTAACGGCGACCCGATCCAGGTGCGGTACGTGTACCAGAACACAGGCAGCGCCCAGCTCACAAGCTGCAACATCCATGATGTGACCGGCCAGACTGCGGTGACCTCGGGCGGGACCGCTTTCACCCAGGATACCAGCGTCGGGACCATCAACAGCGGCGGATCGGCCATCACCAGCTCAGTGATCACGACCTCCGATGGCACCACGCCATTGACCTGCAACGCGGCGGGGCCAAACTTTGACAGTGCAAATATTGACTGCATCTGCGGTACATCCACGATTCACGCCGACGCCAATGACACCGCGAATTTCAGTTGCGAGTCCTGCAGCGTGCAAATTGACAAGCAGGTCAGCTGTGCCGGAGCGGGTTTTGTCGACGTGTTCGGGACGGATGACACCGTGGGGACCGGCGCCGACACCACCGTCGACAGTTGCACCGGTTTTGACGCCTTCACGGGCCATACTGCGGACAACATCGCCGTCCAGTACGTAATCAAGAACACCGGCACCGATAATGTGGCCTCCTGCACCTATGGCGAGACCAACATAGCCATTACAGGCCAGGTAACAATCCCCGGCGCACCGGCAACCATCAACTCCGGAGCTTCGCAGACGGTTGGACCTTTCAATAACCTTTGCAGCCCCACCCTGGTCCAGAATGAGGTCGGTGGCCAGGACACGGCAACCATCGGCTGCACCTGCGCCGCACTTACCAACAACGCCACCGTAAAAACGGTTGGCTTCCACGACACCGCCGGCTTCGCCTGCCTGGCTCCCGGCCTGAACGTGAGCAAGACCTGCGACCCGCAGTCGGGCAGCGTGAACAACTTCACCGTCAACGTTACTAACTCCGGAAGCGTGAACCTCACCAATTGCAACGTGACCGATGCGTATCAAGCTAACGACTCGTGCACAAACATCGCCCTGGTGAGCCCAGTTGACGCCACCAGTTCACTGTCGCCAGCCGGCAACGGGAACTACACAATCAATTCCGGCGATCCTGCCAAGCAGTTCACGGGCAGCATCTCCGGCCTCACGGCCAATGCCTGCAACCAGGCTTCGGTGACCTGCACGATTGCTGGCTCCAGTCAGACGATCACCGCGACCAGTCAGGATACCTGCGCGGTCAGCCTGGGTTGCGAGACCCGAACCCCCGGCTTCTGGAAGACCCATCCGAACATCTCCTTCGACGTAATGACCGCTGCGGGTGGCTTTATCCAGAGCTGCGGGCTCGATCTCAATAACGTGTCGGCGGGCGTAGACTGCTCCGCCGTTGAGGACATGTGCTCACTCGGGCAGGATGCCGCGAAGCTGGGCATTGACCCGACGCAGGCCAACCTTATCTTCCAGTGCGCGGCTGCGGAATTGAACCTGGCGGTCACGCAGCAGGATGGTGGGAACTGCGGGAACACCATCCCCAATTCCATCCTCACGTTCGACCAGTGCTGCGGCCTTGCAGGAGCGTGCGCCACGGGAGACCCGAACCTGATCTCCGGGTGCCAGCAAGCGGTGAGCGCCTTCAACGCGCAGTTCGACACCACCACGCTCAATTCCGGCTCGGTCCTGAACACGCCGGGAGCTGACTCATCGAACTGCCGAGTGGCAAATGGCAATGGCTTCGTCAACGACCAGAGTGCTATTGGGGCCAGTTCACCGGTTGCTGATTGCAATGCCACCGGCCGCAAGTATCTGGTGAAGACAACCGGCAGCAACACCAGCAGTACGAACAACGGGAAGAATCACTAGGGGAATTGACCGCACAACCGCTGCAACCGTCATCAGACTTCTCCTGGAGAGGCCCCTGAAAAGGGACCTCTCCAGGGGCCTCCTCCAGCACGGAAGCCTGCCAGCCCTTCCTTTTCCTCCAGGTGGGGAGGGGCTGGCCGGCGCTTTTTATGGGATTTTAAAGGGGCGGATTCCGGGGGCATTTGGGCTTATAATCAGACGAACTAATCTCAGGGGGGTGTTTCCAGATGAGGACTTTGAGCAAGAAGTGTGCGCTGCTTGCAGCTCTCGTTGCCGCATGGTTTTTGGTTCCCGCCGGTCGGGTTTGCCTGGCCCAGTCCAACGACGACATCAAGACTCTGGTTAAGGAAATCCAGGAAATGAAGGCCGCGCAGGATGCGATGCAAAAGGACATCACCGCTATCAAGGAAAGGCTGATTCCCCAGCCGCCGCCACCTTTCCAGGGCGCCGACATCAGCATCAAGGGCGACCCATCGATGGGCAACAAGGACGCCAGGGTGACCCTGGTGGAATTTACTGATTACCAGTGCCCCTTCTGCGGACGCGCCTACCGTGAGACGTATCCTCCCGTAGTAGCTGAGTATGTGAAGACGGGCAAGGTTCGATACATCGTCCACGATTATCCGCTCGAGCAGCTCCATCCCAACGCCTTCAAGGCCGCCGAGGCTGCCCACTGTGCCGGCGACCAGGGCAAGTACTGGGAAATGCACGACCGGCTGTTTGGCGACCAGAAGGCGCTGGACGA comes from Acidobacteriota bacterium and encodes:
- a CDS encoding DsbA family protein encodes the protein MRTLSKKCALLAALVAAWFLVPAGRVCLAQSNDDIKTLVKEIQEMKAAQDAMQKDITAIKERLIPQPPPPFQGADISIKGDPSMGNKDARVTLVEFTDYQCPFCGRAYRETYPPVVAEYVKTGKVRYIVHDYPLEQLHPNAFKAAEAAHCAGDQGKYWEMHDRLFGDQKALDEKGLVASAQALGLDAKQFQQCLDTGKFKAGVQSEVDAGRKLGVTGTPTFFLGPTGNDPDKFRATEKIGGAFPYTAFKKAIDDIISPPKVKSVAKPAEAPAQKTAEQAKPGS